The segment ACCGGTGCAGTGGTTTCCAGATCGCGATAAACGCTGCGACGCCCACGTGCAGCACACCGTCAGCGTCCTTCACGTGTAACCGCTCGAGCCCGTCGGCCAGGGAGACGCCTTCGCGCTCCAGGGCCTCACTGGATGACGTGATGTCCTGCCAATCGAACACACCGTCCGGCGCTATCTTCCGATAGTGTTCGATTTCCTTT is part of the Pseudomonadota bacterium genome and harbors:
- a CDS encoding DUF393 domain-containing protein — translated: MITVFYDGKCGLCSKEIEHYRKIAPDGVFDWQDITSSSEALEREGVSLADGLERLHVKDADGVLHVGVAAFIAIWKPLHRWRVLARIVALPVIQPVADRLYNRFAAWRFKRLAHCQIASASRAQ